A window from Cydia amplana chromosome 12, ilCydAmpl1.1, whole genome shotgun sequence encodes these proteins:
- the LOC134652667 gene encoding uncharacterized protein LOC134652667: protein MDNPAQGLNPQMAPITGPHKGASGAGSSTSPDWEEPMEGQDRAEAASKKRPHEGNRVLEYETHVGSGPKVSTALRGRAKAMVKKASIGHFTGLAAAKARLKAYKEDLLLEVLDSQEGKEKGVVPPLLLRRSQGDNKKKGDKEPWMVSPSPSPSQEMTESSPPLYTGTDYIEIVREATHIVLEAAGKSGNLNGQVWGKLNQACRDILAATDVLADRVEDEELRALKADNNLMREQLAQCQTEMKALRRALSERTIQPPQAPTAQCGQATDFSEALKEALKELKEDLKRDLTITMGNMISARTGYFPEPVPRPPLAADRNKTTANQPEPQSGAPPSRAVTGAPPTRQPKAPVAQPSAPATKKRANSAPRQKTVKEPSASPPSQPATKTQAPAESWTQVVRKGNGKSAKPPSPPAAPARKPAPAGPRKLVVPATAAIVMALKPESEATYASILFKVTKSVKLADVGVEHVKVRKTAAGARILEVSGSDNGRAADELCRKMTEVIGEEARVYRPTKMADLRISGLDEAATQEEIAGAIAKLGECSINEVKVGSIRAQYNGTASTLAQCPITAAKRVTAAGRLQIGWSSALVVALDPTPMRCFRCMGTGHTRALCPSPVDRSGLCFRCSRPDHKRVDCKAETAFCSVCHAAKRPAGHIMGGFSCTPPPAKGKEALPMTQRAPPVSNIDQRACEGQNMDI, encoded by the coding sequence ATGGATAACCCCGCGCAGGGGTTGAATCCGCAGATGGCTCCAATCACTGGGCCCCATAAAGGGGCTTCAGGGGCGGGTTCTTCGACCTCGCCCGACTGGGAGGAACCTATGGAGGGCCAGGACAGGGCTGAGGCCGCCTCCAAGAAGAGGCCCCATGAGGGAAACCGGGTCCTGGAGTATGAGACTCACGTTGGGAGCGGGCCTAAAGTTAGCACCGCGCTGAGGGGTAGGGCCAAGGCCATGGTGAAGAAAGCCTCCATAGGCCACTTTACCGGCCTGGCAGCAGCCAAGGCCAGACTGAAGGCCTATAAGGAGGACTTGCTCTTGGAGGTGTTGGACAGCCAGGAGGGAAAGGAAAAGGGAGTGGTCCCCCCTTTACTCCTGAGAAGGTCCCAgggggacaacaaaaagaagGGGGATAAGGAGCCGTGGATGGTGAGCCCGTCCCCTTCTCCAAGTCAAGAAATGACAGAAAGCAGCCCGCCCCTATACACAGGGACGGACTACATAGAAATAGTGCGGGAGGCGACCCATATTGTCCTAGAGGCTGCCGGAAAATCCGGCAACCTAAATGGACAAGTCTGGGGAAAACTGAACCAGGCCTGCCGGGACATCCTGGCGGCCACTGACGTCCTGGCGGATAGAGTAGAGGACGAGGAGTTGCGGGCCTTAAAGGCGGACAATAACCTAATGCGGGAGCAACTTGCCCAATGTCAGACCGAGATGAAGGCCCTTCGTAGAGCCTTATCTGAGAGGACGATCCAGCCCCCACAGGCCCCGACGGCCCAATGCGGCCAGGCGACGGACTTCTCTGAGGCCCTCAAAGAGGCCCTCAAGGAATTGAAGGAGGACCTGAAGCGGGACCTTACAATTACCATGGGAAATATGATCTCGGCCCGCACGGGCTATTTCCCTGAGCCGGTCCCCCGCCCTCCTCTCGCGGCGGACAGGAATAAGACGACCGCGAACCAGCCGGAACCTCAATCTGGGGCGCCGCCCTCAAGGGCAGTGACAGGTGCGCCGCCCACAAGGCAGCCTAAGGCCCCTGTGGCCCAGCCTTCGGCACCAGCGACCAAGAAGAGGGCTAACTCTGCTCCTAGGCAGAAGACGGTGAAGGAGCCTAGTGCCTCTCCACCCTCGCAGCCGGCAACAAAAACACAAGCGCCTGCTGAGTCTTGGACGCAGGTTGTCAGGAAGGGCAATGGCAAATCCGCCAAGCCCCCTTCCCCCCCTGCCGCCCCGGCTCGGAAACCGGCACCAGCGGGCCCACGGAAGCTGGTTGTGCCCGCCACGGCCGCGATCGTGATGGCCTTGAAGCCGGAGTCTGAGGCGACATACGCCTCAATTTTGTTTAAGGTCACCAAATCGGTGAAGCTTGCTGATGTGGGTGTAGAGCACGTCAAGGTCCGCAAAACAGCTGCTGGAGCCAGGATACTTGAGGTGTCCGGGTCCGACAATGGTAGGGCGGCTGACGAACTCTGCCGAAAAATGACGGAGGTGATCGGAGAGGAAGCCCGAGTATACAGGCccaccaaaatggcggacttacgcATTTCGGGCCTAGATGAGGCAGCCACTCAGGAAGAGATCGCGGGAGCAATCGCTAAATTGGGAGAGTGCTCAATAAATGAAGTTAAGGTGGGATCGATTAGGGCCCAATATAATGGGACAGCGTCGACTCTGGCACAGTGCCCTATAACGGCAGCCAAGAGGGTCACCGCAGCGGGTCGACTTCAAATAGGATGGTCCTCGGCTCTAGTAGTGGCGCTGGACCCAACACCGATGAGGTGCTTCAGGTGTATGGGCACGGGGCACACCAGAGCACTATGCCCGTCGCCAGTAGATAGGAGTGGTCTCTGCTTCCGGTGTAGCAGGCCGGACCACAAGAGGGTGGACTGCAAGGCGGAGACTGCCTTCTGCTCGGTATGTCATGCGGCCAAACGCCCAGCGGGACACATAATGGGTGGCTTTTCCTGTACGCCCCCACCAGCAAAAGGCAAAGAGGCTCTTCCGATGACCCAAAGAGCCCCTCCAGTGAGTAACATCGACCAACGGGCCTGTGAGGGacaaaatatggatatttag